In Methanomicrobium antiquum, one DNA window encodes the following:
- a CDS encoding J domain-containing protein, translating to MAQIKPADVKEAAEILGICERASFNEIRQMYRDQIKKIHPDISEKSPAVSNEETLRLNKAYSVLVSYCMNYSISFADEDISESLHFSKISYEDFWNERFRDDPIWG from the coding sequence ATGGCACAGATAAAACCGGCTGATGTTAAAGAGGCGGCAGAAATTTTGGGAATCTGTGAAAGAGCTTCTTTTAATGAAATAAGGCAGATGTACCGCGACCAGATTAAAAAAATTCATCCTGACATCTCAGAAAAAAGCCCGGCTGTCTCAAACGAAGAAACACTAAGGCTTAATAAGGCATATTCTGTTCTTGTTTCGTACTGCATGAATTACTCTATTTCATTTGCAGATGAGGATATATCAGAAAGTCTGCATTTTTCAAAGATAAGCTACGAAGACTTCTGGAATGAGAGATTCAGAGACGATCCTATCTGGGGCTGA
- a CDS encoding serpin family protein, giving the protein MNKKIFLVIGVIVALISCAAISGCTDSFQQPGEKTQTPTPAPGETTDVVSNSTKSPQEIVADSNNAFAFSLYRLLSAESLDDENIFFSPYSVSSAFALVLEGAKGNTADEIKDVFSFPKSMDTLRQGFYSLNEGINYEGSGYSLSTANALWAEKTYPFLESYLKTAEEYYSANTTNLDFKNSPEESRLTINSWTEDKTNQKIKDLIPEGMISPLTKLVITNAVYFKGDWVYEFDKEKTQKADFYSPSGVVEVDMMQRTDEEAVFMYYESDTLKALKMPYESEGKKKLFMTVLLPKDNSALEPGEFVDADKLAEIEKSFKSQQVHVYLPKFKLETEYSLNDALEKMGMPKAFSDEADFSGMDGTDDLFISDVVHKAYVDVNEEGTEAAAATGIVFRTTSAGPTDVEVPEFLADHPFMFIIEDEESGNILFMGKVSNPAN; this is encoded by the coding sequence ATGAACAAAAAGATATTTTTAGTTATCGGAGTCATCGTGGCTTTGATATCCTGTGCGGCAATTTCGGGTTGCACAGACTCATTCCAACAGCCCGGGGAAAAGACTCAGACTCCTACACCAGCGCCCGGTGAGACAACAGATGTTGTTTCAAATAGCACTAAGAGCCCGCAGGAAATTGTTGCTGATTCAAACAACGCATTTGCATTCTCTTTGTACCGGCTGCTTTCAGCTGAGAGTTTAGATGATGAAAACATTTTCTTCTCGCCGTATTCTGTTTCATCCGCATTTGCCCTTGTTCTTGAAGGTGCAAAAGGAAACACTGCTGATGAGATTAAAGACGTCTTCTCATTTCCAAAGAGTATGGATACACTAAGGCAGGGATTTTACTCATTGAATGAAGGCATCAATTACGAAGGCAGCGGATACTCCTTAAGCACTGCAAATGCTCTCTGGGCCGAAAAGACGTATCCTTTCCTTGAATCATACCTTAAAACAGCAGAGGAGTACTACTCGGCAAACACAACAAACCTTGATTTCAAAAACAGTCCTGAAGAGTCACGCCTTACAATAAATTCCTGGACTGAGGATAAAACAAACCAAAAAATAAAAGACTTAATCCCGGAAGGTATGATAAGCCCGCTTACAAAGCTTGTAATTACAAATGCAGTGTACTTCAAAGGAGACTGGGTATACGAGTTTGACAAGGAAAAAACACAAAAGGCTGACTTTTACTCCCCCTCAGGAGTTGTAGAGGTCGACATGATGCAGAGGACTGATGAAGAAGCTGTCTTTATGTATTATGAGTCTGACACACTCAAAGCCTTAAAAATGCCATATGAAAGTGAGGGAAAAAAGAAGCTTTTCATGACTGTTCTGCTTCCAAAAGATAACTCAGCCTTAGAACCCGGAGAATTTGTTGATGCTGATAAATTAGCTGAGATTGAAAAGTCGTTTAAGTCACAGCAGGTTCATGTCTATCTTCCGAAATTTAAGCTTGAGACTGAGTACTCACTTAACGATGCACTTGAAAAGATGGGAATGCCTAAAGCCTTCTCAGATGAAGCCGATTTTTCAGGAATGGACGGAACAGATGACCTTTTCATAAGCGATGTTGTGCACAAGGCATATGTTGATGTAAATGAGGAGGGAACAGAGGCCGCCGCCGCAACAGGCATTGTATTCAGAACTACTTCAGCAGGACCAACAGATGTTGAGGTACCTGAATTTTTAGCAGATCATCCGTTTATGTTCATAATCGAGGATGAAGAGTCCGGAAACATTCTCTTTATGGGAAAGGTTTCAAATCCGGCAAATTAA
- a CDS encoding transporter substrate-binding domain-containing protein, which produces MKKIIYTVFVLLLLTGFLVACGSTENLTEKNSAMENSPGEKPIDSDLRIITEEFPPFNYKGPDGRAAGWATDVVNEILAKLNQTSEIEILPWKRGYEIAQKGPFVALYSAARTDERENLFKWAGPVAYFDYTLYASNKSGITIKSLEVAKKTGTTGVVEDDSRNQFLKENNFEDIKVFRTDAECLKSLISGEISLWLGSSTNAEAIAKEEGLDLLTFTPVYQVRTVEMYIAFSPDVPDSLVDDWQSALDEIKADGTFDEIRQKYNITATSKESVPDSPAAVAQQALHTIISDTDGMIRPVLLSYEVLRETSEVKSGEWGKISPLLAALEKNQPDARTWYALPDGSYYTVVDGLTSASLKSRPYFPDIIAGNVSVGYVVVSHSTGKNTGIVAVPVIIKGNTKGILGASLYLDALTDKTREKIPEPFLFFAIDNEGKFAIHSEKGKISQSISAYDRNKSLKTALEEIFNSSSGSCSYEEDGVYYNAVFQQSPFTGWHFAVAWPA; this is translated from the coding sequence ATGAAGAAAATTATATACACTGTTTTTGTATTGTTGCTTTTAACAGGTTTTTTAGTTGCATGCGGAAGCACAGAAAATCTGACTGAAAAAAATTCTGCAATGGAAAATTCTCCCGGGGAAAAGCCTATTGATTCAGATTTAAGAATAATAACAGAAGAATTTCCGCCGTTTAACTATAAAGGACCTGATGGCAGGGCGGCCGGATGGGCAACTGATGTTGTAAACGAAATTTTAGCAAAACTAAACCAGACATCCGAAATTGAAATTCTGCCATGGAAAAGAGGTTATGAAATTGCACAAAAAGGGCCGTTTGTAGCGCTTTATTCAGCCGCAAGAACTGATGAACGCGAAAATTTATTCAAATGGGCAGGGCCTGTTGCATATTTTGATTACACTCTTTATGCATCAAACAAATCAGGCATTACAATAAAAAGCCTTGAGGTGGCAAAGAAAACAGGCACCACAGGTGTCGTAGAAGACGACTCACGAAATCAGTTCCTAAAGGAAAACAATTTTGAAGATATAAAAGTCTTCAGAACCGATGCCGAATGTCTAAAAAGCTTAATCTCAGGCGAAATCAGCCTCTGGCTTGGAAGCAGTACAAACGCGGAGGCTATTGCAAAAGAGGAGGGTCTGGACCTGCTCACATTTACACCGGTATATCAGGTCAGGACTGTTGAGATGTATATCGCTTTTAGTCCTGACGTTCCTGATTCTTTAGTAGATGATTGGCAGTCTGCACTTGATGAGATAAAAGCGGACGGCACTTTCGATGAAATCAGGCAGAAATACAACATAACTGCTACATCAAAAGAGAGTGTCCCAGATTCCCCGGCTGCTGTTGCACAACAGGCTCTTCATACAATAATTTCTGATACAGACGGCATGATAAGGCCGGTTCTTTTGTCATATGAAGTTCTTAGAGAAACATCAGAGGTAAAATCAGGCGAATGGGGAAAAATAAGCCCTCTTCTTGCAGCACTTGAAAAAAACCAGCCTGATGCAAGGACATGGTATGCACTTCCTGACGGGTCATATTATACTGTTGTCGACGGCCTAACCTCTGCAAGTCTTAAAAGCCGGCCATATTTCCCGGATATAATTGCCGGCAATGTGTCGGTCGGATACGTTGTTGTAAGCCACTCGACAGGAAAAAATACAGGAATTGTTGCAGTTCCTGTAATAATTAAGGGCAATACAAAAGGAATTTTAGGTGCTTCGTTATATCTTGATGCACTTACCGATAAAACAAGGGAAAAAATCCCGGAGCCGTTTTTGTTCTTCGCAATCGACAATGAAGGAAAATTTGCCATTCATTCAGAGAAAGGAAAAATATCACAGAGCATATCTGCATATGACAGGAATAAATCATTAAAGACAGCTTTGGAGGAGATTTTCAACAGTAGTAGTGGTTCCTGTAGTTATGAAGAGGACGGAGTTTATTATAATGCAGTATTTCAACAATCACCCTTCACCGGATGGCATTTTGCAGTTGCATGGCCTGCGTGA
- a CDS encoding type I restriction-modification system subunit M has protein sequence MADINSADIGFEQKIWNAACVLRGNMDASEYKHVVLGLIFLKYISDKFEQKYKSLLEEGDGFEEDRDEYLAEGVFFVPPEARWDEIAKKAHTPEVGTTIDDAMRAIEKENKRLKDILPKTFARPELDKRRLGEVVDLFTNIQMADHGDHKDILGRAYEYCLSKFAEQEGKLAGEFYTPACVVKTIVEVLQPCQGRVYDPCCGSGGMFVQSAHFIENHRGNINNISVYGQDSNPTTWKMAQMNLAIRGIEADLGKFSADTFYNDLHPTLKADFIMANPPFNLSNWGADKLSDDARWKYGIPPSGNANFAWMQHMIYHLSPKGRLGLVLANGSLSSQSGGEGGIRKNIVEDDLVECIVAMPPQLFYTTQIPVSLWFINKDKKQTGKTVFIDARNMGTMRTRKLRELTQEEIELIGKTVSQFEAGTLEDVKGFCAVVSTDDIAKHDYILTPGRYVGIADVEDDGEPFEEKMERLTGELSELFGKSRDAEEEIRRQMKSVGFEV, from the coding sequence ATGGCAGATATAAATTCGGCAGATATTGGATTTGAGCAGAAAATATGGAACGCCGCATGTGTCCTTCGTGGAAATATGGATGCATCAGAGTACAAACACGTTGTTTTAGGTCTTATTTTTTTAAAATACATCTCCGATAAGTTCGAACAGAAATATAAGTCGCTGTTAGAGGAAGGCGACGGGTTTGAAGAGGATAGAGATGAGTACCTTGCCGAAGGTGTATTTTTCGTTCCTCCTGAAGCCCGCTGGGATGAAATTGCAAAAAAAGCTCACACACCAGAGGTTGGAACGACAATTGATGATGCAATGCGGGCTATTGAGAAGGAGAACAAACGCTTAAAAGATATTCTTCCAAAGACATTTGCACGACCTGAGCTTGACAAGCGCCGGCTTGGCGAGGTTGTTGATCTGTTCACAAACATTCAGATGGCAGATCATGGCGACCACAAGGACATTCTCGGAAGGGCATATGAATACTGCCTTTCAAAGTTTGCCGAGCAGGAAGGAAAATTAGCCGGTGAATTTTATACTCCCGCCTGCGTTGTAAAAACAATTGTTGAAGTTTTACAACCCTGCCAGGGAAGAGTTTATGATCCCTGCTGTGGCAGCGGCGGGATGTTTGTTCAGTCTGCACATTTTATCGAGAATCATCGCGGGAATATCAATAATATCTCTGTCTACGGTCAGGATTCAAACCCGACTACCTGGAAGATGGCCCAGATGAACCTTGCAATCCGTGGTATTGAGGCAGATCTTGGAAAGTTCAGCGCTGATACTTTTTACAACGATCTTCACCCGACACTAAAAGCCGATTTCATCATGGCAAATCCGCCTTTCAACCTCTCAAACTGGGGGGCGGATAAGCTTTCTGATGACGCACGCTGGAAATATGGTATTCCGCCTTCGGGAAATGCCAACTTCGCATGGATGCAGCATATGATCTATCATCTTTCTCCTAAGGGAAGGCTTGGTCTTGTTCTTGCAAACGGTTCTTTGTCTTCGCAGTCAGGAGGAGAAGGAGGGATAAGGAAGAATATCGTCGAGGATGATCTTGTCGAGTGTATCGTTGCAATGCCTCCGCAGCTTTTCTATACAACACAGATTCCGGTCTCTTTGTGGTTTATCAACAAGGACAAAAAACAGACAGGAAAAACGGTTTTCATTGACGCCAGAAATATGGGGACGATGCGAACGAGAAAACTTCGTGAGCTGACTCAGGAGGAGATTGAGCTTATCGGAAAGACTGTTTCTCAGTTTGAGGCCGGAACTCTTGAAGATGTCAAAGGATTTTGTGCTGTTGTTTCAACGGATGACATCGCAAAGCATGATTACATCTTAACACCGGGAAGATACGTGGGGATTGCGGATGTAGAAGACGACGGCGAGCCGTTTGAGGAGAAGATGGAGCGGCTTACAGGGGAGCTTTCAGAACTGTTTGGAAAAAGCCGTGATGCCGAAGAGGAGATTCGCCGGCAGATGAAGAGTGTTGGTTTTGAGGTTTAG
- a CDS encoding PDDEXK nuclease domain-containing protein: MGDFSFDVLVGSIRDVDSRFVSSAVKAVNVSLTLRNWCIGAYISEFELHGSNRAGYGDKLLLNLSKELKNTGLKNCGKRELSRYVLFYSRYSDVGSLLPEAIREQYLSVCSPSDSDENHFISGIEGTLSPQFRTPPEKLITSLSFSHISEIMEIDDPLKRLFYEIECIKGCWSVRELKRQIGSLYYERSGLSENKEALSRIANEGAEISSPVMAIRDPYVFEFLGLKPAEVMDESEFESALLDKLESFLLELGRGFCFESRQKRILIGDEYFFVDLVFYHRILKCHILVELKTERMSHEAVGQLNTYLNWFKTNELCEGDNPPVGILLCTEKNDELVRYATAGMANDLFVSKYEVVLPSTNELEKFVEEEMKLLKGQGGEQR; encoded by the coding sequence ATGGGGGATTTTTCATTTGATGTACTTGTCGGGTCTATTCGTGATGTTGACTCGCGTTTTGTCTCATCTGCTGTTAAGGCTGTTAATGTGAGTCTTACTCTTCGCAACTGGTGCATCGGTGCGTATATATCGGAATTTGAACTGCATGGCTCAAATCGTGCAGGCTATGGGGACAAACTACTTTTGAATCTTTCAAAGGAGCTGAAGAATACCGGTCTTAAGAATTGCGGGAAGAGAGAGCTCTCAAGATATGTCCTGTTTTACAGTCGTTACTCTGATGTTGGCTCACTTTTGCCTGAGGCTATAAGAGAACAATATCTGTCAGTATGCTCTCCGTCAGATAGTGATGAAAACCATTTTATATCAGGAATTGAGGGTACACTGTCCCCCCAATTCAGAACACCACCTGAAAAACTGATTACCTCGCTTTCATTTTCTCATATTTCAGAGATTATGGAGATTGACGATCCATTAAAACGCCTTTTTTATGAGATTGAATGCATCAAAGGCTGCTGGTCAGTTCGTGAGTTAAAACGGCAGATAGGTTCACTTTATTATGAGCGTTCGGGACTTTCAGAGAACAAAGAGGCTTTAAGCCGTATTGCAAACGAAGGAGCAGAGATATCATCTCCTGTAATGGCTATCCGCGATCCTTATGTCTTTGAATTTTTAGGTCTTAAACCGGCTGAGGTCATGGACGAGTCAGAGTTTGAATCAGCCCTTCTTGATAAGCTTGAATCATTTCTCCTTGAACTTGGACGGGGGTTTTGTTTTGAGTCCCGCCAGAAGCGTATTCTGATTGGAGATGAGTATTTTTTTGTTGATCTTGTCTTTTATCATCGGATTTTAAAGTGCCATATTCTTGTTGAGCTTAAAACAGAGCGGATGAGCCATGAGGCGGTCGGTCAGCTCAATACTTATCTTAACTGGTTTAAGACAAATGAACTCTGCGAGGGCGACAATCCGCCGGTTGGAATTTTACTCTGCACTGAGAAGAATGACGAGCTTGTACGTTACGCAACGGCAGGGATGGCAAACGATCTTTTTGTTTCAAAATATGAGGTAGTTCTTCCTTCAACCAACGAACTGGAGAAGTTTGTTGAGGAAGAAATGAAACTGCTAAAGGGTCAGGGTGGTGAGCAGAGATGA
- a CDS encoding DUF1016 N-terminal domain-containing protein, whose protein sequence is MSERRNLPDDYSGFLSDLKTRIREARVKAALSVNRELILLYWSIGRDILRRQEEEGWGAKVIDRLSADLKKEFPDMKGLSSRNLKYMRSFARAWPEENFVQQAAAQITWYHNVTLLDKYGGIKKVFE, encoded by the coding sequence ATGAGTGAACGCAGGAATCTGCCGGATGATTATTCCGGATTTTTATCAGATCTGAAGACACGCATCCGTGAGGCACGGGTAAAGGCCGCCCTTTCAGTTAACCGTGAGCTCATTCTTCTGTACTGGAGTATCGGCAGGGATATTCTAAGGCGGCAGGAAGAGGAAGGCTGGGGTGCGAAGGTTATTGACCGCCTGTCTGCCGATCTTAAGAAGGAATTTCCGGATATGAAAGGACTTTCTTCCCGGAATCTGAAGTATATGCGTTCTTTTGCCAGGGCATGGCCTGAAGAGAATTTCGTGCAGCAGGCCGCTGCACAAATTACATGGTACCATAATGTAACACTGCTTGACAAATACGGCGGGATTAAGAAAGTTTTTGAATAA
- a CDS encoding toll/interleukin-1 receptor domain-containing protein, giving the protein MDEYSRILTKKEMRMASSENSNQSLLSVFISYSVADRGKVESVVNNLRAIQEVRIFFADYSIGPGDIINQKIINAITQCNVFLVFYSRNSINSVYVQQEIGAALATGKIPVPILLDDIKPSGMIANNIHYLDFSDENKKYQEYNKLHQFLVNLIQLKITERNNNILGALLLLGIGYLALKSDEDNRYDY; this is encoded by the coding sequence ATGGATGAATATAGCAGAATTCTGACAAAAAAGGAAATGAGAATGGCTTCATCTGAAAATTCAAATCAAAGCCTTTTATCGGTTTTCATTAGTTACAGCGTTGCAGATAGAGGGAAAGTTGAATCTGTAGTAAATAATCTCAGGGCTATTCAGGAAGTTCGTATTTTTTTTGCAGATTATAGCATCGGTCCGGGAGATATCATAAATCAAAAGATTATTAATGCAATTACTCAGTGCAATGTTTTTCTGGTTTTTTACAGCAGGAATTCAATTAATTCCGTATATGTTCAGCAAGAGATTGGGGCAGCACTTGCTACCGGAAAAATCCCTGTTCCAATATTGCTCGATGACATAAAACCCTCAGGTATGATTGCAAACAATATCCATTATCTCGATTTTTCAGATGAGAATAAAAAATACCAGGAATATAATAAACTGCATCAGTTTTTAGTAAATCTGATTCAACTGAAGATTACTGAGAGGAACAACAACATTCTCGGAGCTTTATTGTTATTGGGTATCGGGTATCTTGCATTAAAATCTGATGAAGATAACAGGTATGATTATTAA
- a CDS encoding restriction endonuclease subunit S, protein MKNLYDTFYLKEIGDNFSMGPFGSDIKSSNFVKSGIPVIRGGNLVDCKFHDEGFVFLTDEKADELKNSNAFPGDIVFTHRGTLGQVAIIPKDVKYSRYVISQSQMKMSCNPEKANPMYVYYYFISPFGQHELLKNTSTTGVPAISRPLTSLKSMRISLPSLQIQNKIVKILSSLDDKIELNTRMNEVLEEIARALFHRWFVEFEFPDAEGRPYKSSGGKMIESEMGLVPEGWSVGTIGDVVKILGGSTPNTKNPKYWKNGKNPFCTPKDLSNLNSTLLLDTERHITDEGVQSISSKQLPIGTLLLSSRAPVGYLAISLIPVSVNQGFIALVCDEDISNIYLLQWLRENMEIVKGRANGSTFQEINKRNFRNIGFLIPLKVILNCYDSIVNPIYKKIENLTKETENLKDIRDALLPKLMNGEIEV, encoded by the coding sequence ATGAAAAATCTATATGATACTTTTTATCTGAAAGAAATTGGTGATAATTTTTCAATGGGACCTTTTGGTTCAGACATTAAAAGCTCAAATTTTGTTAAATCAGGAATTCCAGTTATTCGTGGAGGAAATCTTGTTGATTGTAAATTCCATGATGAAGGATTTGTTTTTCTCACTGATGAAAAAGCAGATGAATTGAAAAATTCAAATGCGTTTCCAGGTGATATTGTTTTCACACATAGAGGTACCTTGGGGCAGGTTGCAATAATCCCTAAGGATGTAAAATATTCACGTTATGTTATCTCTCAGAGTCAAATGAAGATGTCTTGTAACCCTGAAAAAGCTAATCCTATGTATGTTTATTATTATTTTATTTCTCCATTTGGTCAACATGAGCTTCTTAAAAATACTTCTACAACAGGTGTTCCAGCAATTAGTCGTCCTTTAACATCCTTAAAATCTATGAGAATATCACTTCCCTCTTTACAAATTCAGAATAAAATTGTTAAAATCCTCTCCTCCCTCGACGACAAAATCGAACTAAACACCCGCATGAACGAAGTGCTTGAAGAGATTGCCCGTGCCCTCTTTCACAGGTGGTTTGTGGAGTTTGAGTTTCCGGACGCTGAGGGCAGGCCGTATAAATCATCCGGTGGGAAGATGATTGAGTCTGAGATGGGGCTTGTGCCGGAGGGTTGGAGTGTTGGGACAATTGGAGATGTAGTGAAAATTTTAGGTGGAAGTACGCCTAATACAAAGAATCCTAAATATTGGAAAAATGGTAAAAATCCCTTTTGCACTCCTAAAGATCTCTCAAATCTAAATTCAACATTATTATTAGATACTGAACGGCACATTACAGACGAGGGAGTACAGAGTATTAGCTCTAAACAGTTGCCGATAGGGACACTTCTTTTATCTTCTCGTGCTCCAGTAGGTTATCTCGCCATCTCTTTAATACCTGTTTCTGTAAATCAAGGGTTTATTGCCTTAGTTTGTGATGAAGATATTTCCAATATCTATCTATTACAATGGCTACGTGAAAATATGGAAATAGTTAAAGGAAGGGCAAATGGGAGTACTTTCCAAGAAATCAACAAGAGAAATTTCCGAAATATTGGTTTTTTGATCCCATTAAAAGTAATTTTGAATTGTTATGATTCCATAGTTAATCCCATTTATAAGAAAATTGAAAATCTAACCAAAGAAACAGAAAATCTGAAAGATATTCGTGATGCCCTTCTACCTAAACTAATGAACGGAGAGATCGAGGTATAA
- a CDS encoding Fic family protein, with product MSADLQSSRLKKISEAKLCEYPGTDKLIEKVTFEADSLEVKPGTLKGEASITKHEADSLKGKYGTLKHEAYSLKGKYGTLKGEASITKHEADSLKGKSGTLKHEVSITKHEAGPLEVKPDALRSEADSLEVKSDTLRSEALTERDLLLSSLSEETKMALLKLGKRTRPEIMKDLIREICSQKDFTLDELCIILGRKNSKTLYDNYIKKLLNEKKLIKTNPDKPTSPNQKYKTVLSQKEKS from the coding sequence ATGTCAGCGGATTTGCAGAGTAGTCGTCTAAAAAAAATAAGTGAGGCAAAACTCTGTGAATACCCGGGGACTGACAAACTCATAGAAAAAGTAACCTTTGAAGCTGACTCCTTAGAAGTGAAGCCCGGGACTCTTAAAGGTGAAGCTTCTATCACTAAACATGAAGCTGACTCCTTAAAGGGGAAGTATGGGACTCTTAAACATGAAGCTTACTCTTTAAAGGGGAAGTATGGGACTCTTAAAGGTGAAGCTTCTATCACTAAACATGAAGCTGACTCCTTAAAAGGGAAGTCTGGGACTCTTAAACATGAAGTTTCCATCACTAAACATGAAGCTGGACCCTTAGAAGTGAAGCCTGATGCTCTTAGAAGTGAAGCTGACTCTTTAGAAGTGAAGTCTGACACTCTTAGAAGTGAAGCTTTAACTGAAAGAGATTTATTATTGTCATCATTATCTGAAGAAACCAAAATGGCACTTTTAAAATTGGGAAAACGAACCCGGCCGGAGATAATGAAAGATTTAATTCGTGAAATCTGTTCTCAGAAAGATTTTACATTAGATGAACTTTGTATCATATTAGGAAGAAAAAACAGTAAAACACTATATGATAATTATATCAAAAAACTGTTAAACGAAAAAAAGCTGATTAAAACGAATCCTGATAAACCAACATCCCCTAATCAGAAATATAAAACAGTCCTCTCCCAAAAGGAGAAATCCTAA